The Blattabacterium cuenoti genome includes a region encoding these proteins:
- the tpiA gene encoding triose-phosphate isomerase, translating into MRKKIIIANWKMNHDFHETSFFLRNFLKIIFEKKINHNKEIIIAPSFPFLHISNQISQGTTLKIAAQNIHQMEKGSYTGEVSASMLKSIGITKVILGHSERRELYFENNDILFEKIKIALKYGLNIIFCVGETAIERDQNQQFNIVKNQLKETVFHCSRDEIRFFYIAYEPVWAIGTGKNATYEQAQTMHEFIRSLFLEKYGERVSDKIPILYGGSINNLNARDLFLQKDIDGGLVGNYSLKIDNFLEIIQS; encoded by the coding sequence ATGAGGAAAAAGATTATCATTGCAAATTGGAAAATGAATCATGATTTTCATGAAACTAGTTTTTTTCTTAGGAATTTTTTAAAAATTATTTTCGAGAAAAAAATAAATCATAACAAAGAAATCATTATTGCTCCTTCTTTTCCTTTTTTACATATTTCAAATCAGATTTCACAAGGAACTACTTTGAAGATTGCTGCTCAAAATATCCATCAAATGGAAAAAGGTTCATATACAGGTGAAGTATCAGCTTCTATGTTAAAATCTATAGGAATTACTAAAGTAATATTAGGACATAGTGAACGTAGAGAGTTATATTTCGAGAATAATGATATCTTATTCGAAAAAATAAAAATAGCATTAAAATATGGATTAAATATCATTTTTTGTGTAGGAGAAACAGCTATTGAAAGAGATCAAAATCAACAATTTAACATTGTTAAAAATCAATTGAAAGAAACTGTTTTTCATTGTTCTCGAGATGAAATTAGATTTTTCTATATAGCATATGAACCAGTATGGGCTATTGGAACAGGAAAAAATGCTACATATGAACAAGCTCAAACAATGCATGAATTCATTCGATCTTTATTTTTAGAAAAATATGGAGAAAGGGTTTCAGATAAAATTCCCATTTTGTATGGAGGTAGTATAAATAATCTTAATGCAAGAGATCTTTTTTTACAAAAAGACATAGATGGAGGTCTTGTAGGAAATTATTCTCTTAAAATCGATAATTTCTTAGAAATTATTCAATCTTGA
- a CDS encoding nucleotide modification associated domain-containing protein — MNNPSIDFIIQKCRKLFLDKLIDYDLSWKFLKNSSIIDQILIKVVRIKNIQSKGYQEIKEEKITDTYMDIINYIIIILIKLDVFFILNFNKISYRDVIFIYNQKFEKIKNYLHKDFKNKMFSINNILENILYLKKNEEKVAFKKLEIFYFKMLIETIFLLKKNY, encoded by the coding sequence ATGAATAATCCTTCTATTGATTTTATTATTCAAAAATGTAGAAAGTTATTTTTAGATAAATTAATAGATTATGATCTTTCATGGAAATTTTTGAAAAATTCTTCTATAATAGATCAAATTCTCATTAAAGTAGTTCGTATAAAAAATATTCAATCAAAAGGATATCAAGAAATTAAAGAAGAAAAAATAACAGATACATATATGGATATTATAAATTATATAATAATTATATTAATTAAATTGGATGTTTTTTTTATATTGAATTTTAATAAGATATCATATCGTGATGTTATTTTTATTTATAATCAAAAATTTGAAAAAATCAAAAATTATCTTCATAAAGACTTCAAAAATAAGATGTTTTCTATTAACAATATTTTAGAAAACATTTTATACTTAAAAAAAAATGAAGAAAAAGTTGCATTCAAAAAATTAGAAATTTTTTATTTCAAAATGTTAATTGAAACTATTTTTTTGTTGAAAAAAAATTATTGA
- the folP gene encoding dihydropteroate synthase, whose amino-acid sequence MTINCAGSLLHLKEPKIMGIVNLTPDSFYDGGKLNSESSILKHVENLLNEGSDFIDIGGCSTRPKSKFITEEEEIKRVIKPIRTIIRNFPNIRISIDTFRSEVARIAVEEGVVMINDISGGKLDNNMFPLLGKLKIPYILNHMKGIPENMQENPYYENNIIIEINNFFSKKIFYLKKNGIQDIILDPGFGFGKTLEQNFQLLKYLSLLGYQDHLILIGISRKSMIKHILQISYEESLNATSVIHTIALLNGSKLLRVHDVKEAVECIKLVQYYRNIF is encoded by the coding sequence ATGACAATTAATTGTGCAGGATCCTTATTACATTTAAAAGAACCAAAAATTATGGGAATAGTGAATTTAACTCCTGATTCTTTTTACGATGGTGGAAAATTAAATTCTGAATCTAGCATACTTAAACACGTAGAAAATTTATTAAATGAAGGTTCTGATTTTATAGATATTGGAGGCTGTTCTACTCGTCCAAAATCAAAATTTATAACAGAAGAAGAAGAAATAAAAAGAGTTATAAAACCTATTCGGACTATAATAAGAAATTTTCCAAACATTAGAATTTCTATAGATACTTTTCGCAGTGAAGTAGCAAGAATAGCTGTTGAAGAAGGAGTCGTAATGATAAATGACATATCAGGGGGTAAATTGGATAATAACATGTTTCCTTTACTTGGAAAACTTAAAATTCCATATATATTAAATCACATGAAAGGTATACCTGAAAATATGCAAGAAAACCCATACTATGAAAATAATATAATCATAGAAATCAATAATTTTTTTTCTAAAAAAATTTTTTACTTAAAAAAAAATGGAATTCAGGATATTATTTTGGATCCAGGATTTGGTTTCGGAAAAACATTAGAACAAAATTTTCAATTATTAAAATACTTGTCTTTATTAGGATATCAAGATCATTTAATATTAATAGGAATTTCTAGAAAATCTATGATCAAACATATTCTACAGATTTCTTATGAAGAATCATTAAATGCTACTTCAGTCATTCATACTATAGCACTATTAAATGGATCTAAATTATTGCGAGTCCATGACGTCAAAGAAGCTGTAGAATGCATTAAATTAGTACAATATTACA